In the Akkermansiaceae bacterium genome, one interval contains:
- a CDS encoding c-type cytochrome → MRSFHPWHLLISALPCSPFIGVLSAQPRETAWTPEKTLASIRIDGAYDVRLAAAEPLVRDPVEMCWDADGACYVADMIDYPLGGPDGAPLSRVQRLIDTDGDGAFDRAVTFADKLDHVQGLLPHEGGLIATTRTQVLFLKDTDGDGVADVRRPLIAGFNPSFSQLQVASPRWGPDGEVYFNNGLDSKQIYPVAGDGSEGAKTDIARTNLRWNPETGALHAAAGFGQYGGGFDDWGRHYCSSNRSPVMFAVVPPETLAETTAPARPPWENIAPHGPASRVFPLQITHTTSDAHSGTNTSACGLGVYRGHLMPELAGEVFVCDPTGQLITRFRKPEAHGGSLTTSRTGNQTEFFRSSDEWCRPVNITTGPDGALYVCDIYRRFIDHARFFPDDFVKSHDMRTGENEGRIWKIMPKGFAAEKPTAAAKDTAGLITWLSHPNAWQRETAQRLLRERATTPETIRATLDALAESKPTTAPGKLHTLWLHATLSGRAGVEAAPLLALTESAPPELAENIVLIAHRHPAYFGKDMREIVSRAAVSGGTRARMLTLLTTRSTAEEMPATIKALLAATADLDDPWFQQAVMVHLTGHTGRFTGELLAGPFADKAADTRSAFIRDLSAMTAASKDKEDLAALLSPLGTAPGELRWWKAAMLEGLAQGLPKAGVKSLAEFASVPAPGEGDPRAEIPGLLEKAGKIIADASLPDELRIASMPLLSQQPYEAAAPVLKELVSGRQPAAISRAAFAIVRKHGAKKTAPLLYEILPTANPALRQEIIAMLGNDPGTLPDMLQRMDRGEVPKSLVDAESRWRFLQSKDATIKGLAEKLFERPADDRAAVITAYLPAADAKGDSVKGKELFTQLCSACHTYQGHGSSVGPDISDVRAKDKRALINDILDPNRMIEARWSAYLVKMKDGRMLSGIIDSDTPAAVVLKMPGGVSETISRADISSMESHDASLMPVGLEGGITVSQMADLLAFLRGEAPDK, encoded by the coding sequence ATGCGATCTTTCCACCCCTGGCACCTGCTCATCTCCGCGCTCCCGTGCTCGCCATTCATCGGTGTGCTGTCGGCGCAGCCTCGGGAAACGGCATGGACGCCGGAAAAAACCCTCGCCTCCATCCGGATCGACGGTGCCTACGACGTGCGCCTGGCCGCCGCGGAGCCGCTGGTCCGTGATCCGGTCGAGATGTGCTGGGACGCGGACGGCGCGTGCTACGTGGCGGACATGATCGACTACCCTCTCGGCGGCCCGGACGGCGCGCCGTTGTCCCGTGTCCAGCGGCTCATCGACACGGATGGCGACGGAGCGTTCGACCGGGCCGTCACCTTTGCCGACAAGCTGGACCACGTGCAGGGACTGCTGCCGCATGAGGGCGGCCTCATCGCCACCACCCGCACGCAGGTGCTGTTCCTGAAGGACACGGATGGCGATGGTGTGGCGGATGTGCGCAGGCCGCTCATCGCCGGGTTCAATCCGTCGTTCTCCCAGCTACAGGTGGCCTCGCCGCGCTGGGGTCCGGATGGAGAGGTGTATTTCAACAACGGCCTCGACAGCAAACAGATCTACCCCGTGGCCGGAGACGGCAGCGAGGGTGCGAAGACGGACATCGCCCGGACCAACCTACGCTGGAATCCGGAAACGGGTGCCCTGCACGCGGCGGCGGGCTTCGGCCAGTATGGCGGCGGCTTCGACGACTGGGGGCGGCACTATTGTTCATCGAACCGCAGCCCGGTCATGTTCGCGGTGGTGCCACCGGAAACGCTGGCGGAGACCACTGCACCCGCACGTCCACCGTGGGAGAACATCGCGCCGCACGGCCCTGCCTCGCGCGTCTTTCCGCTGCAGATCACCCATACCACGTCCGACGCACACTCCGGCACGAACACCTCCGCCTGCGGGCTGGGCGTGTATCGCGGCCACCTGATGCCGGAGCTGGCGGGAGAGGTCTTTGTCTGTGACCCCACCGGCCAGCTCATCACCCGCTTCCGCAAGCCGGAGGCCCACGGCGGCAGCCTCACCACCTCCCGCACCGGGAATCAGACGGAGTTCTTCCGCAGCAGCGACGAATGGTGCCGCCCGGTGAACATCACCACCGGCCCAGACGGCGCGCTGTATGTCTGTGACATCTACCGCCGCTTCATCGACCACGCGCGATTCTTCCCGGATGACTTCGTGAAGTCCCACGACATGCGGACGGGCGAGAACGAGGGCCGCATCTGGAAGATCATGCCTAAAGGCTTCGCTGCGGAGAAACCCACCGCCGCGGCGAAGGACACCGCCGGACTGATCACGTGGCTTTCCCATCCGAACGCATGGCAGCGTGAGACCGCGCAACGCCTGCTCCGCGAACGGGCGACCACGCCGGAGACAATCCGCGCCACTCTGGACGCCCTCGCGGAAAGCAAGCCGACGACCGCACCGGGGAAACTCCACACACTCTGGCTCCATGCCACGCTCTCCGGACGCGCGGGGGTTGAGGCAGCGCCTTTGCTTGCCCTGACAGAAAGCGCACCGCCGGAGCTTGCGGAAAACATCGTCCTCATTGCCCACCGCCATCCGGCATACTTCGGGAAGGATATGCGGGAGATCGTTTCCCGCGCTGCGGTTTCCGGTGGCACCCGGGCGCGCATGCTCACGCTGCTGACCACTCGCTCCACGGCAGAGGAGATGCCCGCCACCATCAAGGCGCTGCTGGCGGCCACGGCGGATCTGGACGACCCATGGTTCCAGCAGGCGGTCATGGTCCACCTGACCGGTCACACCGGACGCTTCACCGGGGAACTGCTGGCAGGACCGTTCGCGGACAAGGCGGCGGACACCCGCTCCGCCTTCATCCGTGACCTGTCGGCGATGACCGCCGCGTCAAAGGACAAGGAGGATCTGGCGGCTCTGCTTTCCCCGCTGGGCACCGCGCCCGGCGAACTGCGGTGGTGGAAGGCGGCGATGCTCGAGGGGCTCGCACAAGGACTGCCGAAGGCAGGCGTGAAGTCGCTGGCGGAGTTCGCGTCCGTGCCTGCTCCCGGCGAGGGTGATCCGCGCGCGGAGATCCCGGGCCTGCTGGAAAAGGCCGGCAAGATCATCGCGGATGCCTCCCTGCCGGACGAGCTGCGCATCGCCAGCATGCCGCTGCTTTCCCAGCAACCGTATGAGGCCGCCGCGCCCGTGCTGAAGGAGCTTGTTTCCGGCCGCCAGCCCGCCGCCATTTCCCGCGCCGCATTTGCCATCGTCAGGAAGCATGGAGCGAAGAAGACCGCGCCGCTGCTCTACGAGATCCTGCCAACGGCGAATCCCGCGCTGCGGCAGGAAATCATCGCCATGCTGGGCAATGACCCCGGCACGCTGCCGGACATGCTCCAGCGCATGGACCGCGGCGAGGTGCCGAAATCCCTCGTCGATGCGGAGTCCCGCTGGCGCTTCCTCCAGAGCAAAGACGCCACCATCAAGGGTCTGGCGGAAAAGCTGTTCGAACGTCCGGCTGACGACCGTGCGGCGGTCATCACCGCCTATCTCCCCGCCGCCGATGCCAAGGGTGACTCCGTGAAGGGCAAGGAACTCTTCACCCAGCTCTGCTCCGCCTGCCACACCTACCAGGGTCATGGTAGTTCCGTGGGACCGGACATCTCCGACGTACGGGCGAAGGACAAGCGCGCGCTCATCAATGACATCCTCGATCCCAACCGGATGATCGAGGCCCGCTGGAGCGCCTATCTGGTGAAGATGAAGGACGGTCGCATGCTTTCCGGCATCATCGACTCCGACACCCCCGCCGCCGTGGTGCTGAAGATGCCAGGCGGTGTTTCCGAAACCATCTCCCGCGCCGACATTTCCTCCATGGAATCCCATGATGCCAGCCTCATGCCCGTCGGGCTGGAAGGCGGTATCACCGTCAGCCAGATGGCGGACCTCCTCGCCTTCCTGCGGGGGGAGGCTCCGGACAAATGA
- a CDS encoding L,D-transpeptidase family protein, with product MRLIFLITALLAPLISAFELPANSSQCIVGVADGWNSSNVTLTTYEKRKGKWTATGASWTGRLGKNGLAWGLGLHPNPKGASLKKEGDMRSPAGVFDLGGAWGYHESIQKNPKLPYRQITTRDLWVEDPESPSYNRNIILEREPSTPWEKKQQMKQNDYPQSLKLFISHNAPPRVVPNGGSSIFFHIWRGEGSRATAGCTTMQEDHLRRLIAGIDPARRPVYVLLPKAEYDARRAQWKLP from the coding sequence ATGCGCCTCATTTTCCTCATCACCGCCCTTCTTGCCCCGCTCATCTCCGCCTTTGAACTCCCCGCGAACAGCAGCCAGTGCATCGTCGGCGTCGCGGACGGGTGGAACAGCTCGAACGTCACGCTGACCACCTACGAAAAGCGGAAGGGAAAATGGACCGCCACCGGCGCATCATGGACCGGACGGCTGGGCAAGAACGGACTGGCGTGGGGCCTGGGACTCCACCCGAACCCGAAGGGCGCCTCCCTCAAGAAGGAAGGCGACATGCGCTCCCCTGCCGGCGTCTTCGATCTCGGAGGCGCATGGGGTTACCACGAGTCGATCCAGAAAAACCCGAAGCTCCCCTACCGCCAGATCACCACCCGGGACCTGTGGGTGGAGGATCCGGAGTCCCCTTCCTACAACCGCAACATCATCCTCGAGCGCGAGCCTTCCACGCCTTGGGAGAAAAAGCAGCAGATGAAGCAGAATGACTACCCGCAGTCGCTGAAGCTGTTCATCTCCCACAACGCGCCGCCGCGTGTCGTGCCGAACGGCGGCTCCTCCATCTTCTTCCACATCTGGCGCGGTGAGGGTTCACGCGCCACCGCCGGCTGCACCACCATGCAGGAAGACCACCTGCGCAGGCTCATCGCCGGCATCGACCCGGCACGCAGGCCGGTCTATGTCCTGCTGCCGAAAGCGGAGTACGATGCGCGCCGCGCTCAGTGGAAGTTGCCCTGA
- the mtnP gene encoding S-methyl-5'-thioadenosine phosphorylase produces MEPAIGIIGGSGLYELDGFERTEERVVETPFGEPSDALVGGILSGRQVWFLPRHGRGHRILPTEINHRANLWALRSLNVRWLICVTAVGSLKEEYRPRDVVLPDQYFDRTSRREHHTFFGGGIVGHVAFADPVSTGLRAILRGACESSLVPYHDGGTYVNMDGPAFSTRAESNANRQLGFDVIGMTNLPEAKLAREAEIALATLCMVTDYDCWKVEEEAVTAGAVIAHLHANVANAKKLLAAAIPQIPTTPDWPEHSALDGAIMTPPALWPAEKKAALAPLLARFG; encoded by the coding sequence ATGGAACCAGCGATCGGGATCATCGGCGGCAGCGGGCTTTACGAATTGGACGGCTTCGAGAGGACGGAGGAACGGGTGGTGGAGACGCCGTTCGGCGAGCCGTCGGACGCGCTGGTGGGCGGGATCCTTTCCGGCAGGCAGGTCTGGTTCCTGCCGCGGCACGGGCGCGGGCACCGCATCCTGCCGACGGAGATCAACCACCGGGCGAACCTCTGGGCGCTGCGCAGCCTGAACGTACGCTGGCTGATCTGCGTGACGGCGGTGGGCAGCCTGAAGGAGGAATACCGGCCGCGCGACGTGGTGCTGCCGGACCAATATTTCGACCGCACCAGTCGGAGGGAGCACCACACGTTCTTCGGCGGCGGCATCGTCGGCCATGTGGCGTTCGCGGATCCGGTGAGCACGGGGCTGCGGGCGATCCTGCGCGGGGCGTGCGAGAGCAGCCTGGTCCCCTACCACGACGGCGGCACCTATGTGAACATGGACGGCCCGGCGTTTTCCACCCGGGCGGAGAGCAACGCGAACCGGCAGCTCGGCTTCGACGTCATCGGCATGACGAATCTGCCGGAGGCGAAGCTGGCGCGGGAGGCGGAGATCGCGCTGGCGACGCTGTGCATGGTGACGGACTACGACTGCTGGAAGGTGGAAGAGGAGGCGGTGACGGCCGGGGCGGTGATCGCCCACCTGCACGCTAACGTCGCGAACGCGAAGAAGCTGCTGGCCGCCGCGATCCCGCAGATCCCGACGACGCCGGACTGGCCGGAGCACTCCGCGCTGGACGGCGCGATCATGACGCCCCCCGCCCTCTGGCCGGCGGAGAAAAAAGCAGCGCTGGCCCCGCTGCTGGCGCGCTTCGGCTGA
- a CDS encoding DUF3108 domain-containing protein: MNLFRSIILIALAAAGLAAAGPEWQRDVTSPNLGNHPRLEPIALDYQASWKGVLNSGHMHMEFGPPDEKKPGAYVVKAYARSQGAAAQLHPYQFDAWAEIIPSTLRSRYIRTSETDKNGKEVSIVRYFPDRVECLTTYKPSDGGTTGTTSRTFNHPGIFDLFAVMLHIRSQPLADGDHINIVIQSTDQPYLLKVRCLGREVHNGQKTIKLSVGMLKIDRETQELRPYKKLKRDATLWLSDDYDRVPLELRADIFLGDVRVVLMQRQKL; encoded by the coding sequence TTGAACCTTTTCCGCAGCATCATCCTGATCGCATTGGCAGCCGCCGGGCTTGCAGCCGCCGGACCGGAATGGCAGCGCGACGTCACCTCCCCGAACCTGGGGAACCATCCGCGGCTGGAGCCCATCGCCCTGGACTACCAGGCGAGCTGGAAAGGCGTGCTGAACTCCGGGCACATGCACATGGAATTCGGCCCGCCGGATGAGAAAAAGCCCGGTGCCTACGTGGTGAAGGCGTATGCCCGCAGCCAGGGAGCCGCCGCGCAACTGCACCCCTACCAGTTCGATGCATGGGCGGAGATCATCCCCTCCACCCTGCGCTCCCGCTACATCCGCACCAGCGAGACGGACAAGAACGGCAAGGAGGTATCCATCGTCCGCTATTTCCCGGACCGGGTCGAGTGCCTGACCACCTACAAGCCGTCTGACGGCGGCACGACGGGCACCACCTCCCGCACTTTCAACCATCCGGGGATCTTCGACCTGTTCGCGGTCATGCTGCACATCCGCAGCCAGCCGCTCGCGGACGGGGACCACATCAACATCGTCATCCAGTCCACGGACCAGCCCTACCTCCTGAAGGTCCGTTGCCTGGGGCGGGAGGTGCATAACGGGCAGAAGACCATCAAGCTTTCCGTCGGGATGCTGAAGATCGACCGGGAGACGCAGGAGCTCCGTCCCTACAAGAAACTCAAACGGGACGCCACCCTCTGGCTGAGCGATGACTATGACCGCGTGCCGCTGGAACTGCGGGCGGACATTTTCCTCGGCGATGTGCGCGTCGTCCTGATGCAACGGCAGAAACTCTGA
- a CDS encoding dynamin family protein: MFGERYFATRERLSGVMAGISALADQTGADISGKLPFEEIEKGLGNPFLFVICGEVNAGKSTLINGLFGQDLCKVNVLPETHRVTWYRHAPVARDVEITPVLEERYRPVGFLKDFSLVDTPGTNSVVKDHQQITERFLPAADLILFVFPVTNPWGAATWDFVSKIPEGGLNRVAFVIQQADQREPADIGVILGHMRDLSMKRIGHVPPIFAVSGKLACAAKKAAPFSRSQFEKSGFPELENFISRQVCGSPERRALLETWRSQAASALRTVEDRIEGQTRTLDEQDRFLHQIEREIDAMRERFVARLSRHLPGVAEVFQTEAVWVSSVLSSRLGAARSIFRLFTGDRTGQEMESLFIERLQAAISSVAEADGMEVAETCRQHWNELGARVKAAMGVDLDGSHPIEETLVVAKQRFINRLERDARQSIGNLKVRNQLDKVLRRRNVALKSFTFMTLALVTAGGTLGALSVPWLPFIFCGAGFLFLAGGFFTAWVTRKRIVLEFRDRLLDTCGAFATTLRSDYEEALRAVFQDYGDSLTAVRKHLAKEKHAVEPRLKQWKELFLTLKAIEQEL, from the coding sequence ATGTTCGGCGAGCGTTACTTCGCCACGCGCGAACGGTTGTCCGGCGTGATGGCCGGCATTTCCGCCCTGGCGGACCAGACGGGCGCGGACATTTCCGGCAAGCTGCCTTTCGAGGAGATCGAGAAGGGCCTCGGGAATCCGTTCCTGTTCGTCATCTGCGGCGAGGTGAACGCGGGGAAATCCACGCTCATCAACGGCCTGTTCGGCCAGGATCTGTGCAAGGTCAACGTGCTGCCGGAAACCCACCGGGTGACGTGGTACCGCCATGCCCCCGTCGCGCGGGACGTGGAGATCACCCCGGTGCTGGAGGAACGCTACCGCCCCGTGGGTTTCCTGAAGGATTTCTCCCTGGTGGACACGCCGGGGACGAACTCCGTGGTGAAGGACCACCAGCAGATCACGGAGCGGTTCCTGCCCGCCGCGGACCTCATCCTCTTCGTCTTCCCCGTCACGAATCCGTGGGGCGCGGCCACCTGGGACTTCGTGTCGAAGATCCCGGAAGGCGGCTTGAACCGCGTGGCCTTCGTCATCCAGCAGGCGGACCAGCGGGAACCCGCGGACATCGGGGTGATCCTGGGGCACATGCGGGACCTGTCGATGAAACGCATCGGCCACGTGCCGCCGATCTTCGCCGTTTCCGGAAAGCTCGCCTGCGCGGCGAAAAAAGCGGCTCCCTTTTCCCGAAGCCAGTTCGAAAAAAGCGGCTTCCCGGAGCTGGAAAACTTCATCTCGCGGCAGGTGTGCGGCTCTCCGGAACGCCGCGCCCTGCTTGAAACGTGGCGCTCCCAGGCCGCGTCCGCCCTCCGCACCGTGGAGGACCGCATCGAGGGCCAGACCCGCACGCTGGATGAGCAGGACCGCTTCCTCCACCAGATCGAGCGGGAGATCGACGCGATGCGGGAACGCTTCGTCGCCCGCCTTTCCCGCCACCTGCCCGGCGTGGCGGAGGTTTTCCAGACGGAGGCGGTGTGGGTGTCCAGCGTGCTTTCCTCCCGCCTCGGCGCGGCGCGCTCGATCTTCCGGTTGTTCACGGGAGACCGCACCGGCCAGGAGATGGAATCCCTTTTCATCGAGCGCTTGCAGGCCGCCATCAGCTCCGTCGCGGAGGCGGACGGAATGGAGGTGGCGGAAACGTGCCGCCAGCACTGGAACGAGCTGGGCGCACGGGTGAAGGCCGCCATGGGAGTGGACCTGGATGGCTCCCACCCCATCGAGGAAACGCTTGTGGTGGCGAAGCAACGGTTCATCAACCGCCTGGAAAGGGATGCCCGGCAGAGCATCGGCAACCTGAAGGTCCGCAACCAACTGGACAAGGTGCTCCGCCGCCGGAATGTGGCGCTGAAGTCATTCACCTTCATGACGCTGGCACTGGTGACGGCGGGAGGCACGCTGGGGGCGCTCTCCGTCCCGTGGCTGCCGTTCATTTTCTGCGGAGCGGGCTTCCTTTTCCTCGCCGGAGGGTTTTTCACCGCTTGGGTCACACGGAAGCGCATCGTCCTGGAGTTCCGCGACCGCCTGCTGGATACGTGCGGAGCCTTCGCCACCACCCTGCGGTCCGACTATGAGGAGGCGCTGAGGGCGGTCTTCCAGGACTACGGGGACTCCCTCACCGCGGTGCGGAAGCATCTTGCAAAGGAAAAACATGCCGTGGAGCCGCGGTTGAAACAGTGGAAGGAGCTGTTCCTGACCCTGAAGGCCATCGAGCAGGAACTGTGA
- a CDS encoding esterase family protein, whose product MRPTLFPLLAAIALQSGLSASAQEPTPAKPAAVDPDAQYKLGPESQPQPGVPEGKVMEFIMEGSKNFPGVNRKWFLYIPAGYDGSKPCALMVFQDGSAFVSRKGGWRVPVVLDNLIHKKDLPLMAAIFINPGDKPLAPGEAPRKRPDGRPAPASNRSLEYNALGDTYSKFLLDEIMPLAKEHVKITDDPAGRGISGSSSGAICAFTVAWERPDQFSKVMSFIGSYTNIRGGDKYPQIVRDSEKKPIRVFLQDGSNDIVNQFGSWPEANKAMDAALRGKGYDVKFVFGEGAHSSKHGASILPDTLRWLWRDYPK is encoded by the coding sequence ATGCGACCCACGCTCTTTCCGCTTCTCGCGGCGATCGCCCTTCAAAGCGGCCTTTCCGCATCCGCCCAGGAACCCACACCGGCCAAGCCCGCCGCCGTCGATCCGGATGCCCAGTACAAGCTCGGCCCGGAGTCGCAGCCACAGCCGGGCGTGCCGGAGGGAAAGGTGATGGAGTTCATCATGGAAGGCTCGAAGAACTTTCCGGGCGTGAACCGGAAGTGGTTCCTCTACATCCCGGCGGGCTATGACGGCTCGAAGCCCTGCGCGCTGATGGTGTTCCAGGACGGCAGCGCGTTCGTTTCCCGCAAGGGCGGATGGCGGGTGCCGGTGGTGCTGGACAACCTGATCCACAAGAAGGACCTGCCGCTGATGGCGGCCATCTTCATCAACCCGGGCGACAAGCCGCTCGCTCCCGGCGAGGCTCCGCGCAAGCGTCCGGACGGACGTCCTGCACCGGCTTCCAACCGCTCGCTGGAATACAACGCGCTGGGGGACACCTATTCGAAGTTCCTGCTGGATGAGATCATGCCGCTGGCAAAGGAGCACGTGAAGATCACGGACGATCCGGCGGGGCGGGGGATCAGCGGTTCCTCCAGCGGTGCCATCTGCGCCTTCACCGTCGCATGGGAAAGGCCGGACCAGTTTTCCAAGGTGATGAGCTTCATCGGCAGCTACACCAACATCCGCGGCGGCGACAAGTATCCGCAGATCGTCCGGGATTCGGAAAAAAAACCGATCCGCGTCTTCCTGCAGGACGGCAGCAACGACATCGTCAACCAATTCGGCTCATGGCCGGAGGCGAACAAGGCGATGGACGCCGCGTTGCGCGGAAAGGGCTACGACGTGAAGTTCGTCTTCGGCGAGGGGGCCCACAGCTCGAAGCACGGGGCCAGCATCCTGCCGGACACCCTGCGCTGGTTGTGGCGCGACTATCCGAAGTAG
- a CDS encoding PEP-CTERM sorting domain-containing protein: MRHRSLLLPFSAGLGFVLVLSSAHGAIIAGNLTITQNDIGNSAAGVAGSFSYAQGGISYASGNRGDFAIRFGGASAAAELSGGIMIVSIAENGRSNEGPMIPGATPEQDIPAIGPGPGYATASIQPSGGGYASATFIGPTAISSGAKAGDEWNVNQSIGYFKYTEFIGGWLNNAANNDPITNFRSSYPGLTVGSGATNTGGWTVYDSTASAGVYNVNLTGFTAPGSGLAATSQNGIMLVVGGKNEANHASSRANEDGTFDIIVRSSDSGNTENDPAAFVYIPTGQEGVVAMGRVDGAANVTAGSGIGTVTKGTTGKWLISTTGYDPSNSVLLISPEGNIGTNNGDNIYSYAYDAENQRWVVEGRDLQTLTADPTLQNIGTEPAFSFALISNHVPEPSTVLLGALAGMGLVARRRRK, translated from the coding sequence ATGCGCCACCGTTCCCTTCTGCTTCCTTTCTCCGCGGGCCTTGGCTTCGTGCTAGTCCTTTCCTCCGCCCATGGAGCGATCATTGCGGGAAACCTCACCATCACCCAGAATGACATCGGCAACAGCGCCGCCGGTGTTGCCGGTTCCTTCAGCTACGCGCAGGGGGGCATCTCCTACGCCAGCGGAAACCGTGGTGACTTCGCCATCCGCTTCGGCGGTGCAAGCGCCGCGGCGGAACTCTCCGGAGGGATCATGATCGTTTCCATCGCGGAGAACGGCCGCAGCAACGAAGGTCCCATGATTCCGGGTGCCACGCCAGAGCAGGATATCCCCGCCATCGGCCCTGGTCCCGGCTACGCCACCGCATCCATCCAGCCCAGTGGCGGTGGTTATGCCTCCGCCACCTTCATCGGACCCACCGCCATCAGCAGCGGCGCGAAGGCCGGGGACGAGTGGAATGTCAACCAATCCATCGGCTACTTCAAATACACCGAATTCATCGGTGGTTGGCTCAACAATGCGGCCAACAATGATCCCATCACCAACTTCCGCAGCTCTTACCCGGGACTCACCGTGGGCAGCGGCGCGACCAATACCGGCGGCTGGACCGTCTATGACAGCACCGCCAGCGCTGGCGTCTATAACGTGAACCTCACCGGCTTCACCGCCCCGGGCAGCGGGCTGGCCGCCACCAGCCAGAACGGCATCATGCTCGTCGTCGGTGGAAAGAATGAGGCGAACCACGCCTCCAGCCGTGCCAATGAGGACGGCACCTTCGACATCATCGTCCGCAGCAGTGACTCTGGAAATACGGAGAATGATCCCGCCGCATTCGTCTATATCCCCACCGGCCAGGAAGGCGTGGTCGCCATGGGCCGTGTCGATGGTGCGGCGAATGTCACCGCAGGTTCAGGCATCGGCACCGTCACCAAGGGTACCACCGGCAAGTGGCTGATCTCCACCACCGGCTATGATCCGTCCAACAGCGTTCTCCTCATCAGCCCGGAAGGGAATATAGGCACCAACAACGGCGACAACATCTACAGCTATGCCTACGATGCGGAAAACCAGCGCTGGGTCGTCGAGGGGCGCGATCTCCAGACCCTCACCGCGGACCCCACGCTCCAGAACATCGGCACGGAGCCGGCGTTCAGTTTCGCCCTCATTTCCAATCACGTTCCGGAACCGTCCACCGTGCTGCTCGGCGCGCTGGCAGGCATGGGATTGGTGGCACGCCGCCGCAGGAAATGA
- a CDS encoding polysaccharide deacetylase family protein — MQSPIEKLGSNIITTLGNDDGLSALSRRGFLAMTATLASCSAAAPLPPQGSAAAPVKTKPNTGYRTPPVQGPVPRNPDGNHSSNFSKDGGITYSRVLVSGNYVAMTFDDGPHPQNTPRLLDMLRARNIKATFYVIGRSVDLYPNIVRRTVAEGHEIGNHTHTHRLLSKLGMDEVRQEMSRCRDAIVRAAGVQPRTMRPPYGGMLQTQREMVFREFGNPCILWSVDPLDWKRPGPGVVSSRILSGTTAGSIILAHDLHSQTVDAMPAAMDGLLKRGFRFVTVSQLLAMKMDSAAATAQTTDAAAPAH; from the coding sequence ATGCAAAGCCCCATCGAAAAGCTCGGCTCGAACATCATCACCACTCTCGGCAACGATGACGGGCTTTCCGCCCTCTCCCGCCGTGGCTTCCTGGCAATGACCGCCACGCTGGCAAGCTGTTCCGCAGCAGCCCCGCTCCCGCCACAAGGTTCCGCCGCCGCTCCGGTGAAGACGAAGCCGAACACCGGCTACCGCACGCCTCCGGTGCAGGGTCCGGTGCCGCGCAACCCGGATGGCAACCACAGCAGCAACTTTTCCAAGGACGGCGGCATCACCTACTCCCGCGTCCTCGTTTCCGGGAACTACGTGGCGATGACCTTCGACGACGGTCCGCACCCGCAGAACACCCCGCGCCTGCTGGACATGCTGCGCGCGCGCAACATCAAGGCGACCTTCTACGTCATCGGCCGCAGCGTGGACCTCTACCCGAACATCGTCCGCCGCACCGTCGCGGAGGGCCATGAGATCGGCAACCACACGCACACCCACCGCCTGCTGAGCAAGCTGGGCATGGATGAGGTGCGCCAGGAAATGAGCCGCTGCCGGGACGCGATCGTCCGGGCCGCCGGTGTGCAGCCGCGCACCATGCGGCCTCCCTACGGCGGGATGTTGCAGACGCAGCGCGAGATGGTTTTCCGCGAGTTCGGCAACCCGTGCATCCTCTGGTCCGTGGACCCTCTGGACTGGAAGCGCCCCGGCCCGGGCGTGGTCAGCTCCCGCATCCTTTCCGGCACGACCGCAGGCAGCATCATCCTGGCGCACGACCTGCACTCGCAGACGGTGGACGCCATGCCCGCCGCGATGGACGGCCTGCTGAAGCGCGGCTTCCGCTTTGTCACGGTTTCCCAGCTCCTGGCCATGAAGATGGACAGCGCCGCCGCCACCGCGCAGACCACGGACGCCGCCGCCCCGGCCCACTGA